Proteins encoded by one window of Salmonirosea aquatica:
- the tyrS gene encoding tyrosine--tRNA ligase produces the protein MSTANMSSGFIEELRWRGMLHDMMPGTDAQLAQQSMAGYIGFDPTAASLHIGNLATIMLLVHFQRAGHKPFALVGGATGMIGDPSFKASERSFLSEDTLRHNQEGIRRQLASFLDFDCGENSAEMVNNYDWFKEIGFLTFLRDVGKFLSVNYMMGKDSVKNRLETGISFTEFSYQLLQGYDFYWLYKHKGVRLQMGGSDQWGNITTGTELIRRKEGDDEGYFKAFALTTPLITKSDGTKFGKSEGGNVWLDPTMTSPYQFYQFWINQSDEDSHRLLRVFTLYTQEEIEELESRHGQAPHLRIMQKALAEEVTTRVHSARDYQLAVKASEVLFGKATLETLRGIEADEFETIFEGVPQSLVSRSDWDACPTVTELLSTVTQGEIYASKGETRRAIQQNAVSINKVKVTGAEQPLSDFDLLQDRFVLVSKGKKNHLVKVE, from the coding sequence ATGAGTACAGCGAACATGAGTTCGGGTTTTATCGAAGAATTGCGCTGGCGCGGCATGTTGCACGACATGATGCCCGGCACTGACGCCCAATTGGCGCAGCAGTCGATGGCGGGGTACATTGGTTTTGATCCTACGGCGGCATCACTACACATCGGGAATCTGGCCACAATCATGCTGCTGGTGCATTTCCAGCGGGCTGGTCATAAGCCCTTTGCCCTCGTCGGCGGGGCCACAGGCATGATTGGCGATCCCTCCTTCAAAGCTTCCGAGCGCTCCTTCCTGTCGGAAGATACCCTGCGGCACAATCAAGAGGGCATCCGCCGTCAGCTGGCGTCTTTTTTGGACTTCGACTGTGGAGAAAACTCGGCCGAGATGGTCAATAACTACGATTGGTTCAAGGAAATCGGCTTTCTGACGTTTTTACGGGACGTGGGCAAATTCCTGTCCGTAAACTACATGATGGGGAAAGATTCAGTTAAGAACCGGCTTGAGACGGGTATTTCTTTTACCGAGTTCTCGTATCAGCTGCTGCAAGGCTATGATTTCTACTGGCTTTACAAACATAAGGGGGTACGTTTGCAAATGGGCGGCTCGGATCAATGGGGCAATATAACTACCGGAACCGAACTGATTCGGCGCAAAGAGGGCGATGACGAGGGGTACTTCAAAGCTTTCGCTCTTACTACTCCCCTAATTACCAAATCCGACGGGACTAAGTTTGGCAAAAGCGAGGGAGGGAATGTGTGGCTGGACCCGACGATGACTTCACCTTATCAGTTCTATCAATTCTGGATCAACCAATCGGACGAAGATTCCCACCGGCTCCTGCGCGTATTTACTTTATATACCCAGGAGGAAATCGAGGAACTGGAATCCCGGCATGGGCAGGCTCCGCACCTGCGTATCATGCAAAAGGCCCTGGCGGAGGAAGTTACCACACGCGTACATTCGGCACGCGACTATCAGCTGGCCGTAAAGGCGTCGGAGGTACTGTTTGGCAAAGCTACTCTGGAAACCCTGCGCGGGATCGAAGCCGATGAATTTGAAACTATTTTCGAGGGGGTACCTCAATCCCTTGTGAGTCGTTCCGATTGGGACGCCTGTCCCACTGTCACCGAGCTACTTTCTACGGTAACGCAGGGCGAAATATATGCTTCCAAAGGCGAAACCCGCCGGGCCATTCAGCAAAATGCAGTAAGCATCAATAAGGTGAAAGTTACGGGGGCAGAGCAGCCGCTATCTGACTTTGACTTATTGCAGGATCGCTTTGTACTGGTATCCAAAGGCAAGAAAAATCATTTGGTGAAGGTGGAGTAG
- a CDS encoding ferritin-like domain-containing protein, producing the protein MKKTTNTKVSSNSSENNPMLDVVNRRFFLRSAGVAAATGAFVMSACTDHDLDPGDQVVDLGSGDIGILNYAYALEQLEAAFYMQVLMTPYINMTDKEMRFLTDIRDHEIVHREFFKAALGSMAIPGLSVNFSSIDFASRASVLGTAKVFEDTGVAAYNGAGKLIKDGGYLLLAGKIVSVEARHAAIIRDLLEPNTTAFAGDDVIDSNGLDLAKSPSMILPAVAPFIATKISGNNLPK; encoded by the coding sequence ATGAAAAAAACGACAAACACAAAAGTATCATCGAATTCTTCTGAGAATAATCCGATGTTGGATGTGGTCAACCGGCGCTTTTTCCTGCGTTCGGCCGGGGTTGCCGCAGCAACCGGGGCCTTTGTTATGAGTGCCTGTACCGATCATGACCTGGATCCCGGTGATCAAGTTGTGGACCTCGGTTCGGGCGATATTGGGATCCTGAACTATGCCTATGCTCTCGAGCAGCTTGAAGCTGCTTTTTACATGCAGGTACTCATGACGCCTTATATCAATATGACTGATAAGGAAATGCGTTTCCTTACTGATATTCGTGACCATGAAATTGTACACCGGGAGTTTTTCAAAGCAGCTTTAGGTAGTATGGCCATCCCAGGTCTATCGGTTAATTTTTCTTCTATTGACTTTGCAAGCCGCGCCAGTGTGCTGGGAACGGCCAAGGTATTTGAAGATACAGGGGTTGCGGCTTACAATGGAGCCGGTAAGTTGATCAAAGATGGAGGGTACCTTTTATTGGCGGGTAAAATTGTTTCGGTGGAGGCACGCCATGCGGCCATTATCCGTGATTTGCTTGAGCCTAATACGACCGCCTTTGCGGGTGACGATGTCATTGATAGCAACGGACTCGATCTGGCTAAATCGCCTAGTATGATATTGCCTGCCGTAGCTCCGTTCATTGCTACCAAGATTTCAGGCAACAACTTGCCAAAATAA
- a CDS encoding ferritin-like domain-containing protein — MNIFKIIDEIQQIDGDAIGRIEHATRRSFMTKFSRNLTAAALPVAMASIVNKAYAQSAMAVDVLNFALTLEYLEDEFYKMGNMASGLIPAKYTLVYNQIGKHESQHVAFLKGALGSAAVAKPNFDFSAGGTFPNPFGVFDTFAFLSHAFEDTGVRAYKGQAGNLINDPQILEYALQVHSVEARHAAKSRDILSEIRNAPQIKPWITLNEGSPAAVYAGDDNTVQGGTDINGIAGKSKQAITEAFDEPLTKDEVLAIAKLFIVP, encoded by the coding sequence ATGAATATTTTCAAAATTATAGATGAAATCCAGCAAATAGATGGCGACGCGATCGGACGTATCGAGCACGCAACCCGCCGTAGCTTCATGACTAAGTTCAGCCGGAACCTCACGGCGGCGGCGCTCCCTGTGGCGATGGCTTCGATCGTCAACAAAGCTTATGCGCAGTCGGCCATGGCTGTGGATGTTTTGAATTTTGCCCTTACGCTCGAATACTTAGAAGACGAGTTCTACAAAATGGGTAATATGGCTTCTGGCCTTATTCCTGCCAAATATACCCTGGTCTATAATCAGATCGGTAAGCATGAATCGCAGCATGTAGCTTTCCTGAAAGGAGCTTTAGGATCTGCCGCAGTAGCCAAGCCTAATTTTGACTTTTCGGCAGGTGGTACTTTTCCAAACCCTTTTGGTGTATTTGATACCTTTGCTTTTTTATCGCACGCTTTCGAGGATACCGGAGTTCGTGCTTATAAAGGACAGGCAGGAAACCTGATAAATGATCCGCAGATTCTTGAGTATGCTCTACAGGTACACTCAGTAGAAGCACGTCACGCGGCTAAATCACGGGATATTCTATCAGAAATCAGAAATGCTCCCCAAATCAAGCCTTGGATTACACTGAATGAAGGATCACCCGCCGCTGTATACGCAGGAGACGACAATACGGTACAGGGTGGTACAGACATCAATGGTATAGCTGGCAAATCAAAACAGGCCATTACCGAAGCATTCGACGAACCCCTGACTAAGGATGAAGTGTTGGCCATTGCCAAGCTGTTTATCGTACCTTGA
- a CDS encoding glycosyltransferase gives MAQGFEKVGVQIDKIPYFPFEPLSKTLRITSADVILLDWVHSFYTSPSLIPTVVKTLAGIRDRHKIRHRQVPIIWNIHNLHRHDNRHQLLEQWSFRQLARAVDGIRIFNQCSTSVVQEYLALPASTPIRHIPHGNYSEILGRDPNLDLNQKLGIESEDWTLLILGEIREGKGVVPFVKTFCTYNQNNPGLKLVVAGKPQNSTLARDLMETAATYSSLRLHLQYVPDCQLLNFLDLARFVVLPYENILNSGMAALAFSAGKPVIASELFVGHFPENIVLTGNLHDVQSLGLLIERARQLDEKETRKKVLEFAKTLEWSVIAEQIRLFGEELLMRYPTKKQV, from the coding sequence ATGGCCCAGGGTTTTGAGAAGGTCGGTGTACAAATTGATAAAATTCCTTATTTCCCTTTTGAACCACTCAGCAAAACGTTAAGGATCACTTCGGCAGACGTAATCCTACTCGATTGGGTACATTCATTTTACACTTCCCCTAGCCTGATCCCCACTGTGGTTAAAACATTGGCGGGCATTCGGGATCGGCATAAAATCAGGCATCGTCAGGTACCGATCATCTGGAACATTCATAATCTGCATCGCCACGATAATCGGCATCAACTGCTGGAGCAATGGAGTTTCAGACAATTGGCTCGGGCAGTGGATGGCATCCGGATATTTAATCAATGTTCTACTTCCGTCGTTCAAGAATACCTTGCCTTGCCTGCCTCTACTCCCATACGGCATATTCCCCACGGAAATTATAGCGAAATTCTGGGCCGAGATCCGAATCTGGACCTGAATCAGAAACTAGGGATAGAGTCCGAAGATTGGACACTGCTGATCTTAGGGGAAATACGAGAAGGGAAAGGAGTAGTCCCATTTGTGAAAACGTTTTGCACGTACAATCAAAATAATCCAGGTTTAAAGCTGGTGGTAGCTGGAAAACCTCAGAACAGCACCCTAGCCCGCGATTTGATGGAGACTGCTGCTACCTACTCCTCATTACGCCTTCATTTACAGTATGTACCTGACTGTCAGTTACTCAATTTTTTAGATCTGGCTCGTTTTGTGGTGCTCCCTTACGAAAACATACTCAATTCCGGTATGGCAGCTTTGGCGTTTAGCGCGGGAAAACCGGTAATAGCCTCGGAGTTGTTTGTAGGGCATTTTCCTGAGAACATTGTTTTGACGGGAAACTTGCACGATGTCCAGTCTCTGGGTTTACTCATAGAACGGGCACGGCAGTTGGACGAAAAAGAAACAAGAAAAAAGGTGCTGGAATTTGCTAAAACTCTGGAATGGAGTGTTATCGCCGAACAGATTCGACTCTTCGGAGAGGAACTTTTGATGCGGTACCCAACCAAAAAACAAGTATGA
- a CDS encoding glycosyltransferase, whose protein sequence is MNTLFFLYVPPRLYIISYWSYNNPKTFVGALRPYRMSDFFRQKGWDVTLVTSTCSSGPELTIPESRWMRWSVLRAFPPDYTFLWALKVIWVLRKKIKYSPIPVYLLTTCPPNGLVIAGIVGKFFFPSQIKWILDFRDLWTQHPLYAPPITKRYLDPFIERWAMYHADHIVCNTVWDQNHWSGRFPGHRSKLLTVANGFDHILQNQAVHNIDNLRFVYTGGTTAGQATRWIHSLLNCFQEQVVTCDFYGEYDTFMDTSPCISYRGVVEPEEIPLLLTAYRFGFIYLPKGSEMGGRVAQKFYDYLGSGVIPICYRPSQEMRRLIGELRTGVCISENDSPYDTIRAIQIAEFRASAEQLALLQRNTQFEKLYNSLPSLS, encoded by the coding sequence ATGAACACATTGTTCTTTCTCTATGTCCCCCCCCGTCTGTATATTATAAGCTATTGGAGTTATAACAATCCAAAAACATTTGTGGGAGCGCTTCGTCCTTACCGCATGTCTGATTTTTTCAGGCAAAAAGGGTGGGATGTCACGCTCGTGACTTCGACCTGTTCGAGCGGACCGGAACTAACCATACCCGAAAGTCGATGGATGCGATGGTCTGTGCTTCGGGCATTTCCACCTGACTATACGTTTCTGTGGGCGCTTAAGGTGATCTGGGTTTTACGTAAAAAAATAAAGTATTCGCCAATACCTGTTTATTTACTCACGACCTGCCCACCCAATGGCCTAGTGATAGCTGGCATCGTAGGCAAATTTTTTTTTCCTTCCCAAATAAAATGGATACTCGATTTCCGGGATCTATGGACACAACACCCATTGTATGCCCCACCGATTACCAAAAGGTACCTCGATCCATTTATTGAGCGTTGGGCTATGTACCATGCTGATCATATTGTGTGCAATACCGTCTGGGATCAAAATCACTGGTCGGGTCGTTTTCCAGGCCATCGCTCCAAACTTTTGACTGTTGCAAATGGCTTTGATCATATATTACAGAATCAGGCTGTTCATAATATAGATAATTTACGATTTGTTTACACAGGGGGTACTACTGCCGGGCAAGCGACCCGATGGATTCATAGCTTACTCAACTGTTTTCAGGAACAGGTAGTAACCTGTGATTTTTATGGAGAATATGACACCTTTATGGACACATCACCTTGCATCTCCTACCGGGGCGTAGTTGAACCAGAAGAGATCCCTCTTCTACTGACTGCTTACCGCTTTGGGTTTATTTATCTGCCCAAAGGCAGCGAAATGGGTGGACGAGTTGCCCAGAAATTTTATGATTACCTGGGATCCGGAGTCATTCCGATATGCTATCGCCCCTCTCAAGAAATGCGCCGGTTGATTGGAGAACTCCGCACCGGAGTCTGTATTAGCGAAAATGATTCGCCATATGATACAATCAGGGCAATTCAAATCGCTGAATTCCGGGCTTCTGCGGAACAGCTAGCCCTTCTGCAAAGAAACACACAGTTTGAAAAACTTTACAATTCCCTACCTTCGTTATCCTAG
- the asnB gene encoding asparagine synthase (glutamine-hydrolyzing) — MCGILGVYSLDGSPIQFSESQFDEAISRMKHRGPDATGRYTAPDRSIELGHVRLSIIDLSNESNQPFHYGNLCLIFNGEIYNYLEIREELVSKGYKFRTTSDTEVLAAAYQEWGYDCLLRFNGMWAFALYDKDRKSLFLARDRFGIKPCYYHADQHAFYFGSVIKSLLVLKPALRTPNLNTIAGYCRESVGGESLDTWFENVSRLAPAHYMVIRQGQTQTIRYWDYPDNEDTTTSFQEATHRYRTLFEDATRIRLRTDVPYGATLSSGIDSQSIVAMAQRISGRSLYTYTASFPDKPYDEFKTVESLQKDMGYRAHQQRVDYTDFLPDLRLLVYHLEGGHSSPAIFPLSQVLQRAKQDIIVFLEGQGADELLAGYINAIFCEYWLDRIKAGELKASWTALRAFRKNWSLTYAGLLFLRTSLPARFRTLGRKAQGIENIYGTGLSKYRDQPPQKKFSGLLKQRLYEQHTGGLVNLLHYGDNISMMHSLESRLPFMDYRLVEYVFRLPDSYLIHQGMGKYLHRQAMQGIVPNKLLDDRNKIGFTSPFEEVFQNRDLLNYIKSHPVVTQEHWFDQVALDSLIENVERNRKKQHRLLFRILSVALWYDAFLQPEISGSRTP, encoded by the coding sequence ATGTGTGGAATTTTAGGTGTTTATTCTTTGGATGGTTCACCCATCCAATTTTCCGAGAGCCAGTTTGATGAGGCTATAAGCCGGATGAAGCACCGAGGGCCCGATGCTACTGGCCGCTATACCGCTCCCGACCGTAGTATTGAACTGGGTCATGTACGCCTTTCCATCATCGACCTCTCAAATGAATCCAATCAGCCATTTCATTACGGTAATCTATGTCTTATTTTCAATGGCGAAATATATAATTACCTGGAAATTAGAGAAGAGCTGGTGTCAAAAGGATACAAGTTCCGTACTACGTCTGATACAGAAGTCCTGGCAGCTGCTTACCAGGAGTGGGGATATGATTGTCTACTGCGATTCAATGGAATGTGGGCTTTTGCTCTTTATGACAAAGACCGCAAAAGCCTGTTCTTAGCCCGTGACCGCTTTGGGATAAAGCCCTGTTATTATCATGCCGATCAGCATGCCTTCTATTTTGGATCGGTTATCAAGAGCCTATTGGTCCTAAAACCCGCCCTCCGTACTCCAAACCTGAATACCATTGCCGGCTACTGCCGTGAGTCAGTTGGAGGCGAGTCGCTCGATACTTGGTTCGAAAATGTGAGTCGACTGGCTCCCGCCCATTATATGGTCATACGCCAGGGTCAAACCCAAACTATCCGCTACTGGGATTACCCTGACAATGAAGATACGACTACTTCCTTTCAAGAGGCAACCCATAGGTATCGCACTTTGTTCGAGGATGCAACCCGCATACGACTGCGAACCGATGTGCCCTATGGAGCCACGCTCTCGTCAGGTATTGATTCACAGTCGATCGTGGCCATGGCCCAGCGTATTTCCGGCCGTTCTCTGTACACATACACGGCTAGTTTCCCTGACAAGCCCTACGATGAATTTAAAACTGTAGAATCTTTGCAGAAGGACATGGGCTATAGGGCTCATCAGCAGAGGGTCGATTATACCGATTTCTTACCCGATTTACGGCTGTTAGTTTATCACCTGGAGGGTGGACATTCGTCTCCAGCGATTTTCCCTCTCTCGCAGGTACTTCAGAGAGCGAAGCAAGACATCATTGTCTTTCTGGAAGGTCAGGGAGCTGATGAGTTGCTGGCCGGCTATATCAACGCTATTTTTTGTGAATATTGGTTAGATCGTATCAAGGCCGGGGAACTTAAGGCCTCTTGGACTGCCCTACGCGCTTTCAGAAAAAACTGGTCGCTTACTTACGCAGGCTTGTTGTTTTTACGTACCAGTCTACCCGCCCGTTTTCGAACGCTGGGAAGAAAAGCTCAGGGCATAGAAAATATTTACGGTACCGGCCTTTCGAAATATAGAGACCAACCGCCGCAGAAAAAATTTTCGGGCTTACTTAAACAGCGGCTTTACGAACAGCATACGGGCGGGCTTGTCAATCTGCTCCATTATGGAGACAACATCTCCATGATGCACTCATTGGAAAGCCGCCTGCCATTCATGGATTACCGGTTGGTTGAATATGTGTTTAGATTACCCGACAGCTACCTGATCCATCAGGGCATGGGTAAATACCTGCATAGGCAAGCAATGCAGGGGATTGTGCCAAATAAATTATTGGATGATCGGAACAAAATAGGATTTACCTCGCCTTTTGAGGAAGTATTTCAGAACCGGGACCTCCTCAACTATATAAAAAGCCACCCTGTAGTCACCCAGGAGCATTGGTTTGATCAGGTTGCCTTAGACAGTCTAATTGAAAACGTGGAACGGAATAGAAAAAAGCAGCATCGGCTACTATTTAGAATTTTGAGCGTGGCACTTTGGTATGATGCATTCTTGCAGCCCGAGATATCCGGAAGCAGAACACCATGA
- a CDS encoding glycosyltransferase family 4 protein, with the protein MTTKKRILFLQNRLLHYRIPLYEFLNRQAGYEVCVAFPYGDVVPKTEFRQIKLSIQKAKAFVLHERLYELCCEYDVVIAMFDIRWLTHLKLVLIRNRPFGYVFWGIGVSTEKGYDAIKLYDPVRYYFARRADAMIFYSDYPVEKYKRAGISEQKLFVAPNTVNTEWSDEYWDQRSQAIKTKLVFIGSLQARKNLDELLHCFFILAPKYHYLTLHIVGEGTLKPLLKEKILNQGMEKRIVFHGQVNQDKVLSTIFKDALVCVSPGQAGLSVLKSFSFGLPFITSAHAITGGERFAIQDDYNGFLYPGTYPNLESTLLALLDNPQRVKVMSKAACDSYWRHRTIDVMASGFSKAIEYAFSLRQKP; encoded by the coding sequence ATGACAACTAAAAAAAGGATACTTTTTCTTCAAAACAGGTTACTTCATTATCGCATTCCGCTGTATGAATTCCTCAATCGTCAAGCAGGCTATGAGGTATGTGTAGCTTTTCCTTACGGAGACGTGGTGCCAAAAACTGAGTTTCGGCAAATAAAACTGTCAATACAGAAGGCAAAGGCGTTCGTATTGCACGAAAGGTTATATGAACTTTGCTGCGAATACGATGTAGTAATTGCTATGTTCGATATCCGGTGGCTGACTCATCTTAAGCTCGTGCTAATACGAAACCGTCCTTTTGGTTATGTTTTCTGGGGAATAGGTGTCTCTACCGAAAAAGGCTACGATGCCATCAAACTGTATGATCCGGTTCGTTATTACTTTGCACGCCGGGCCGACGCCATGATATTCTATTCAGACTACCCGGTTGAGAAATACAAACGGGCTGGAATCTCTGAACAAAAGCTTTTTGTTGCACCTAACACAGTCAATACCGAGTGGTCAGATGAGTACTGGGATCAGAGAAGTCAAGCTATTAAAACCAAACTCGTCTTCATAGGTTCATTGCAGGCTCGAAAAAACTTGGATGAACTTTTACATTGTTTTTTCATACTAGCTCCCAAGTACCACTATCTTACGCTGCACATTGTGGGTGAAGGAACTCTAAAACCGCTGTTGAAGGAAAAAATCTTAAATCAAGGAATGGAGAAACGCATTGTCTTCCATGGCCAAGTCAATCAGGACAAAGTTCTAAGTACTATTTTCAAGGATGCACTGGTCTGTGTTTCTCCCGGGCAGGCGGGATTATCAGTACTTAAAAGTTTTTCCTTTGGCTTGCCTTTTATCACCAGTGCCCATGCGATTACAGGCGGCGAACGCTTTGCTATTCAGGATGATTACAATGGATTCCTATACCCCGGCACCTATCCCAATCTAGAATCTACTCTGCTAGCTCTCCTAGATAATCCACAGCGAGTCAAGGTAATGTCAAAAGCTGCCTGTGACAGTTATTGGCGGCACCGTACGATCGATGTAATGGCCTCGGGTTTCAGTAAAGCCATCGAATATGCATTTTCCTTACGCCAAAAGCCATGA
- a CDS encoding glycosyltransferase has protein sequence MNILHVVYSLVPHRYKGGIPKAVYELARAQAQLGHQSVVYTTNYNSDEKFILTEENRSLTSEGVEIHYFDAYKAGVLFSPELFKALRYNGSQFDVIHAHNVFHPLNQYASRVGKRCGLPVFFHIHGSLDPGVVQKGLLKSLKKKLYLFLFEIPTLRKSAGIFAISQDEADLIRQLIENVPVHYLPNGIHLPAFHKKEEKTFIRIVFIGRIHPKKGLHYLLAALREVAAVVPEVHLYIGGDRKQNPGYVGQLDMLIEEYKLSKKITWLGFLDEAQKYARLAEADIFCHLSHSEGLTLAIMESMGSGVATLIGKGWNVDQAVRMEALVTCDPTQPQEVASILLGLIRNRLARLALGQNARKYVAQYHDWTRIAQTCVDVYQRILSR, from the coding sequence ATGAACATCCTTCATGTGGTATATAGTTTGGTTCCGCACAGGTACAAAGGAGGCATACCCAAAGCCGTATATGAACTGGCCCGCGCTCAGGCTCAACTGGGACATCAGTCGGTAGTATATACTACCAACTATAACAGCGACGAGAAATTCATTCTTACAGAAGAGAATCGGTCTCTGACAAGTGAAGGAGTTGAAATTCATTATTTTGATGCCTATAAAGCAGGTGTGCTATTTTCCCCAGAACTTTTCAAGGCCTTGCGGTATAATGGGTCTCAGTTCGATGTCATTCACGCCCACAATGTATTCCATCCCCTTAACCAATACGCCAGTCGAGTAGGAAAGCGCTGCGGCTTGCCAGTTTTTTTCCATATCCATGGTAGCCTCGATCCTGGGGTTGTTCAGAAGGGCTTATTAAAGAGTCTAAAGAAAAAGCTATATTTATTTCTTTTTGAAATACCTACCTTACGTAAATCGGCAGGAATATTTGCTATCTCACAGGATGAAGCTGACTTAATCCGTCAACTGATTGAAAACGTGCCTGTACATTATTTGCCAAACGGTATCCATCTGCCGGCCTTTCACAAAAAAGAAGAGAAAACTTTTATCAGAATAGTATTCATTGGCCGAATTCACCCAAAGAAAGGACTACATTACCTTTTAGCTGCTCTGAGAGAAGTAGCGGCTGTTGTGCCAGAGGTTCACTTGTATATTGGGGGTGACCGAAAACAGAATCCCGGGTACGTAGGACAGTTAGACATGTTGATCGAAGAATATAAATTGAGTAAGAAGATCACATGGCTGGGTTTTTTGGACGAAGCCCAAAAGTACGCCCGCTTGGCCGAGGCCGATATTTTCTGCCATTTATCACATAGCGAAGGCTTGACTCTGGCTATCATGGAGAGCATGGGTAGCGGAGTAGCAACCCTAATCGGCAAAGGCTGGAATGTTGACCAAGCTGTACGTATGGAAGCCTTAGTCACCTGTGATCCGACCCAGCCACAGGAAGTGGCGAGCATACTACTAGGGTTAATCCGGAACAGACTTGCCAGGCTGGCTTTAGGACAGAACGCCCGGAAGTATGTTGCCCAATATCATGACTGGACTAGGATTGCACAAACCTGTGTGGACGTCTACCAACGTATATTGTCAAGATAA
- a CDS encoding O-antigen ligase family protein, with product MPVFGLLFIPSVILSEHPTVALFRLFTILIYLFYLEYFFRTTSTSQSARDRHFILIEIFRFVYFVPIAIYLINTPTLGETNIYGEQSDDLGLTSNNFGWAASFYFLLTIDRIKNFPNSKFLALIDVLTLPIALYLVIISGSRSSTLAIALSGMLLILLRRNISLTLKTGLLIGMTFIYLLVSSSQNLALNRHQGHSKQGVVNKESRLLIWNDIFSIVSENPQLLLFGVGPDNSTEAVNKYKHRFYKVHPHNTYIIVLFESGIICFAWFVLFFIAKPLIFYFKNDASHFSYILHPFVISFFDHNLGPGQFLAFPLFSLIFFYLYRSSPSLAVRDIAVLK from the coding sequence GTGCCTGTTTTTGGTTTGTTATTCATTCCCTCCGTTATTTTATCAGAACACCCTACCGTCGCCTTGTTCCGGCTATTTACAATTCTGATTTACCTCTTTTACCTGGAATATTTTTTCCGTACCACCTCCACTTCACAATCTGCTCGGGATCGTCATTTCATTCTTATTGAAATTTTTCGTTTTGTCTATTTTGTTCCTATCGCTATTTATCTAATCAATACCCCAACTTTGGGTGAAACTAACATTTACGGCGAACAGAGCGATGACTTGGGCCTTACATCTAACAACTTTGGCTGGGCAGCATCCTTCTATTTTCTATTGACCATAGATCGTATCAAGAACTTTCCCAACAGCAAGTTCTTGGCTCTTATTGATGTTCTTACACTTCCTATTGCCCTGTATCTGGTTATTATTAGCGGTAGTCGGAGCTCTACTCTCGCCATAGCACTCAGTGGTATGCTTTTGATCCTGCTTCGTAGAAACATCTCTCTTACCCTTAAAACAGGGTTGCTGATAGGTATGACTTTTATTTACTTATTGGTGTCGAGTAGTCAAAACCTAGCGTTAAACAGGCATCAGGGTCACTCAAAGCAGGGTGTCGTTAACAAAGAATCCCGATTGCTTATTTGGAACGACATTTTTTCTATTGTTTCAGAGAATCCCCAGCTGCTGCTTTTTGGTGTAGGGCCCGACAACTCGACGGAGGCTGTTAATAAATATAAACACCGCTTTTATAAGGTACATCCCCATAATACATATATTATTGTCCTTTTTGAGAGCGGTATCATCTGCTTCGCTTGGTTTGTACTTTTCTTTATCGCCAAACCTTTAATTTTTTATTTTAAAAATGATGCGTCACATTTTTCATATATTCTGCATCCATTTGTCATATCATTCTTTGATCATAACCTTGGACCAGGACAATTTCTGGCCTTCCCGCTTTTTTCATTGATCTTTTTCTACCTGTATCGTTCTTCTCCTAGCCTAGCTGTACGCGACATTGCAGTCCTGAAATAA